One stretch of Nitrospirota bacterium DNA includes these proteins:
- a CDS encoding HupE/UreJ family protein, whose amino-acid sequence MRLCNAARAWAATAFVVGSLGARAAQAHQPGVSLGEVRVDLGALEWTVWISYEDWTRAFFLQGNMPVIRSESELLAARPEIERALIELLSVEHAGHACEGVAEDTREAIRQDHPFAQTRLRFTCGQEWESLTLHAPLARYFLPQHRMFVTLHGVKGTSTLLFGPGQEDITVRDFAAKIAIWPQVPKFIRLGIEHIFTGYDHVLFLIGLILGAGRLRSLITIVTSFTVAHTATLAAATLGYVSLPPRFVEPLIALSIVYIAVENLWREPRKRLPHDAAIRGREQRSQAPPPSWGKRWMVTFGFGLIHGLGFSSILLSMNIPRSLIGAGLLSFNLGVEIGQVAIVAVVYPLLHTIARFSWQPKLLRVASAGILVAGSIWLMERTAFAHPEATSYARIEITDKTVRIESWIGSWEWQPYLPREMDPTNRRLSERELVAGRSDVDRLFSETIFVKSAGQYCPPKVEALKQLDMGGHNYLACTLVYTCRRPLADVRLDVRLPRKFGGGHQMIASIAKGKAKERVVFTSSKEVWTLSPE is encoded by the coding sequence GTGCGACTTTGCAATGCGGCAAGAGCGTGGGCGGCCACGGCATTTGTCGTTGGCTCTCTTGGCGCCCGCGCGGCCCAGGCGCACCAGCCCGGGGTCTCGCTCGGCGAGGTACGGGTCGACCTCGGCGCCTTGGAGTGGACCGTGTGGATCTCCTACGAGGACTGGACTCGGGCCTTCTTCCTCCAGGGGAACATGCCGGTGATCCGGTCGGAGAGCGAGCTTCTCGCGGCGCGGCCGGAGATCGAAAGGGCGCTGATCGAATTGCTCTCCGTTGAGCACGCCGGCCACGCATGCGAGGGAGTAGCGGAGGACACACGCGAGGCCATCCGGCAAGACCATCCATTCGCCCAAACCCGCCTCCGTTTCACCTGCGGACAGGAGTGGGAGTCGCTGACCCTTCACGCTCCGCTCGCCCGATACTTCCTCCCTCAGCACCGCATGTTCGTTACCCTTCACGGGGTGAAGGGGACCTCCACGCTCCTTTTCGGACCCGGACAGGAAGACATTACCGTGCGGGACTTTGCCGCAAAGATCGCCATTTGGCCGCAGGTGCCGAAATTCATCCGCCTTGGGATCGAACATATCTTCACGGGCTACGATCACGTCCTCTTTCTCATCGGGCTGATCCTCGGCGCCGGAAGGCTTCGCTCGCTGATCACCATCGTGACATCGTTCACCGTAGCGCATACGGCCACGTTGGCCGCGGCGACGCTCGGTTATGTTTCGCTCCCACCGCGATTCGTGGAACCCCTTATCGCACTTTCGATTGTCTACATCGCGGTCGAAAATCTCTGGAGGGAGCCGCGGAAGCGCTTGCCCCACGATGCGGCCATCCGTGGCCGCGAACAGCGGTCGCAAGCGCCTCCCCCATCCTGGGGGAAGCGGTGGATGGTCACCTTCGGATTCGGATTGATCCATGGTCTTGGCTTTTCGAGCATCCTGCTCAGCATGAATATCCCGCGCTCCCTGATCGGCGCCGGACTCCTCAGTTTCAATTTAGGCGTGGAAATCGGCCAAGTCGCCATTGTTGCCGTCGTTTACCCGCTCCTCCACACGATCGCCCGGTTCTCCTGGCAGCCGAAGCTTCTCCGCGTTGCATCGGCCGGCATTCTCGTTGCGGGCTCCATCTGGCTCATGGAGCGAACCGCTTTCGCTCACCCCGAGGCAACCTCCTATGCCCGCATCGAAATCACGGACAAGACCGTGCGGATCGAATCATGGATCGGGTCGTGGGAGTGGCAACCGTACCTGCCGCGAGAGATGGACCCCACGAATCGTCGTTTGAGCGAGAGGGAACTGGTTGCCGGCCGCAGCGACGTGGATCGCCTGTTCTCAGAAACCATTTTTGTAAAATCAGCCGGTCAGTACTGCCCCCCGAAAGTGGAGGCCCTCAAGCAGCTCGATATGGGCGGGCACAACTACCTGGCCTGCACGCTTGTGTACACTTGCAGGCGGCCGCTCGCTGATGTCAGGTTGGACGTCCGACTGCCTCGCAAGTTCGGAGGGGGCCATCAAATGATCGCCTCAATCGCCAAGGGCAAGGCGAAGGAGCGAGTCGTGTTCACTTCGTCCAAAGAGGTTTGGACTCTTAGCCCCGAGTGA
- the dctP gene encoding TRAP transporter substrate-binding protein DctP: protein MSHGREYGGFLSTVILGFFFLFPLQAASETPPSVVLRFGSLAPRGSTWDRTFKQIFDEITSLSQGRIKAKSFFGGVLGDEPEMVRKMKSGELDGALMTTLGIQEIVAEMAVLEIPFLFDSLREVDRMRPALKKKFGAQFEREGFSLLSLTDQAGFIQMYSRERISTLSDLARQKVWVWEGNAVHAESYRSLEIEPVPLPVPAVGEGLASGRINVITTTPLTCLALGWHQYLRFVLKLDYRYAPAVILLRRERLQSLGPELRKLLETVFEKYEPQTIQTMRQDNEHALAGMKKRGMEIVVPSVEALEEFKAKTRPVADDLVRKGLFPRALVDEILKLKKEET from the coding sequence GTGTCGCACGGGCGCGAATACGGTGGGTTTCTCTCAACTGTCATTCTTGGTTTCTTCTTTCTGTTTCCGCTCCAGGCAGCGTCCGAAACCCCACCATCGGTAGTGCTCCGTTTCGGAAGCCTGGCGCCACGGGGCTCCACGTGGGACCGGACGTTCAAACAGATTTTCGACGAGATCACGTCACTCTCTCAAGGACGCATCAAAGCAAAATCGTTTTTCGGCGGCGTCCTGGGCGATGAGCCGGAGATGGTGCGCAAAATGAAATCCGGTGAATTGGATGGAGCCCTCATGACCACTCTTGGGATCCAGGAGATCGTTGCCGAGATGGCCGTTCTGGAAATTCCCTTTTTGTTCGATTCGCTGCGCGAAGTCGATCGGATGAGGCCGGCCCTGAAAAAGAAATTCGGTGCTCAATTCGAGCGGGAAGGATTTTCACTTCTGAGCCTCACCGACCAAGCCGGGTTCATCCAGATGTATTCGCGGGAACGGATTTCCACCCTGTCCGATCTGGCTCGCCAGAAGGTGTGGGTGTGGGAGGGCAATGCCGTTCACGCGGAGTCCTATCGATCGCTGGAAATTGAACCGGTGCCGCTGCCCGTGCCCGCGGTCGGAGAGGGTTTGGCCTCGGGTCGGATCAACGTCATCACCACTACACCGCTCACGTGCCTCGCCCTCGGGTGGCATCAGTACCTCAGGTTCGTTCTCAAGCTGGACTACCGATATGCACCCGCGGTTATCCTCCTCCGGAGAGAACGATTGCAGTCCCTCGGCCCGGAGCTTCGGAAACTGCTTGAAACGGTCTTCGAAAAATACGAACCTCAAACGATCCAAACCATGAGACAGGACAATGAACACGCCCTGGCGGGAATGAAAAAGCGCGGAATGGAGATCGTGGTGCCTTCCGTCGAAGCGCTGGAGGAATTCAAGGCGAAAACGCGCCCCGTAGCCGACGACCTCGTTCGGAAGGGGCTCTTCCCCAGGGCCTTGGTGGATGAAATCCTGAAATTGAAAAAGGAGGAAACGTGA
- a CDS encoding type II toxin-antitoxin system HicA family toxin, translated as MNLRELIRGLVSRGCFLKRHGANHDIYMNPRKGRTAPVPRHNEIKESLVRLIRKQLGLE; from the coding sequence CTGAATCTGCGCGAACTCATTCGCGGATTGGTCAGCCGTGGCTGCTTCCTGAAACGCCATGGCGCCAATCATGACATCTACATGAATCCCAGGAAAGGACGGACGGCTCCCGTCCCACGCCACAACGAGATCAAGGAGAGCTTGGTCCGGCTCATCAGAAAACAACTCGGCCTTGAGTGA
- a CDS encoding response regulator: MDSRSNLPKTGINILHLEDDHRFSELVQQIFAAECGGGRVTRVDTREDFEAALEAGGFDLILADYRLPGFDGESALALTREKRPAWPFILLTGAIGEEEAVECLRKGATDYILKARMERLAPAIQRAMRETRHRGELAHTQRLLLQAQKMEAIGRLAGGLAHDFNNLLTVILGETEIALADPSLPDSLREGLEDARLAADRAGSLTRRLLAFSREQALEPRVLNLNQVVSNIATMIRRLIGEDVLLAVDLDPGLGSIRADPGQMEQAILNLAVNARDAMPNGGQLRLETRNVRLDEAYAAQHPEVKAGDYAMVALTDSGVGMDAETQSHIFEPFFTTKDASKGTGLGLAMVYGFVRQSGGHIYVYSEPGLGTTAKIYLPALGLQKQKDSSAVAVEPAPGGTETVLLAEDDSMVRGFIGAALRSKGYTVLEAADGAEAVQIGSRHAGPLDLLVLDLVMPHMSGQDVAQRLKSNRPQLRVVFMSGYSSSGANSQRILPAGANYLQKPFSVEDLARIVRRSLDAHNV; this comes from the coding sequence GTGGATTCAAGATCGAATCTTCCCAAGACCGGAATCAACATTCTGCATCTGGAGGATGACCACCGGTTCTCCGAACTGGTTCAGCAGATCTTCGCAGCAGAGTGCGGCGGAGGCCGGGTGACTCGTGTCGACACGCGGGAGGATTTCGAGGCGGCGCTTGAGGCCGGCGGTTTCGATCTCATCCTCGCCGATTACCGGCTCCCGGGCTTTGATGGAGAGTCTGCGCTCGCCCTCACAAGAGAGAAGCGCCCCGCGTGGCCGTTCATCCTCCTGACCGGCGCCATCGGCGAGGAGGAGGCCGTGGAGTGCCTAAGGAAAGGCGCGACGGACTACATCTTGAAAGCCAGGATGGAACGTCTTGCTCCTGCCATCCAGCGGGCCATGCGGGAAACCCGGCATCGGGGCGAGTTGGCACACACTCAGCGCTTGTTGCTTCAAGCCCAGAAGATGGAGGCGATCGGGAGGCTGGCCGGCGGCCTGGCGCACGATTTCAACAATCTCCTGACGGTTATACTCGGAGAAACCGAAATCGCCCTTGCCGACCCTTCTCTACCCGATTCCTTGCGAGAAGGGCTGGAGGATGCTCGATTGGCCGCCGACCGCGCCGGCAGCCTCACCCGCCGCCTACTTGCGTTCAGCCGCGAGCAAGCACTGGAACCCAGGGTTCTCAACCTCAATCAGGTGGTTTCCAATATTGCGACCATGATCCGGCGGCTGATTGGTGAAGACGTCCTTCTCGCGGTCGACTTGGATCCGGGATTGGGCTCCATCAGGGCCGATCCCGGCCAAATGGAGCAAGCTATTCTCAACCTGGCCGTCAATGCCAGGGACGCGATGCCGAACGGCGGCCAACTCCGGCTGGAAACGAGAAACGTCCGCCTCGACGAAGCCTACGCCGCCCAGCATCCCGAGGTGAAGGCGGGAGACTACGCCATGGTCGCCCTCACCGACAGTGGCGTGGGGATGGATGCCGAGACCCAATCCCACATTTTCGAGCCCTTCTTCACCACGAAAGACGCGTCCAAGGGAACCGGACTGGGACTGGCGATGGTGTACGGATTCGTTCGGCAGAGTGGAGGCCACATCTACGTTTACAGCGAGCCCGGGCTCGGGACCACGGCCAAGATCTATCTTCCTGCGCTTGGCCTGCAAAAACAGAAGGATTCGTCTGCAGTAGCCGTCGAGCCGGCGCCCGGTGGCACGGAGACGGTCCTCCTTGCGGAGGACGACTCCATGGTTCGAGGATTCATCGGCGCTGCGCTGCGCTCCAAGGGCTACACCGTGCTCGAGGCTGCAGACGGAGCCGAAGCCGTTCAGATCGGGTCTCGACACGCCGGGCCGCTCGATCTCCTCGTCCTGGACCTCGTCATGCCCCACATGTCCGGTCAGGATGTGGCGCAACGCTTGAAAAGCAATCGGCCCCAGCTGCGGGTCGTGTTCATGTCCGGCTATTCCAGTTCGGGAGCGAACTCCCAGCGCATCTTGCCGGCGGGGGCCAACTATCTCCAAAAGCCCTTCAGCGTCGAGGATCTCGCCCGTATAGTTCGGCGATCGTTGGACGCCCACAACGTGTGA
- a CDS encoding acyl-CoA thioesterase, whose product MEKRYPRIQVEEDPAKYNFKTSLRVRFAETDAQGVVYNSNYLVYFEVARVEYFRNLFGENWFDGQRPYNVTVGEAGCRFKSPARFDQVLDLHVRIGEMRNASYVFEYLIRNARTGEAVAVGYTTLVTLSKDSGRAIRVSEEVRQKIMTFEKGHVRTVE is encoded by the coding sequence ATGGAAAAGAGGTACCCGAGAATTCAGGTCGAAGAGGATCCGGCGAAGTACAATTTCAAAACCAGCCTGCGCGTTCGTTTCGCAGAAACCGACGCTCAAGGCGTCGTTTATAACTCCAATTACCTCGTCTACTTCGAGGTGGCGCGTGTTGAGTATTTTCGGAATCTGTTTGGCGAGAACTGGTTCGACGGGCAGCGTCCGTACAATGTGACCGTCGGCGAGGCCGGCTGCCGATTCAAGTCCCCGGCCCGGTTCGATCAGGTTCTGGATCTCCACGTGCGCATCGGCGAGATGCGAAACGCCAGCTATGTGTTCGAGTATCTGATCCGCAACGCCCGAACGGGAGAAGCGGTTGCCGTCGGCTACACCACTTTAGTGACGCTCTCAAAGGACAGCGGCCGCGCCATCCGCGTTTCGGAGGAAGTGCGTCAGAAGATCATGACATTCGAGAAAGGACACGTCCGGACCGTCGAATAG
- a CDS encoding type II toxin-antitoxin system HicB family antitoxin produces the protein MRNSKRGGAKIRRFTLEYWMDDGSYVGRLKEVPGVFSQGETLAELEKNVRDAFGMMIEEVRSIVSRHVRTREIGVTV, from the coding sequence ATGAGAAATTCGAAACGGGGAGGAGCAAAGATCCGGCGATTCACGTTGGAATATTGGATGGATGATGGTTCGTACGTGGGGAGGCTGAAGGAAGTGCCGGGCGTATTCAGTCAGGGTGAAACGCTCGCTGAACTTGAGAAGAATGTCCGCGATGCCTTTGGAATGATGATCGAGGAGGTCCGTTCCATCGTGTCACGCCATGTTCGCACGAGGGAGATCGGGGTCACGGTCTGA